The Cannabis sativa cultivar Pink pepper isolate KNU-18-1 chromosome 8, ASM2916894v1, whole genome shotgun sequence genomic interval aattttctaggcaatcaatttttttttctttctttcagagaaaaatcATCACACACGATCTTTGATGATCATGTATGTATAGTAGTGGAGTTACGTCTTCATCATTACTttcaaaaaagtaaataaatattatgattGGAAAATCATCAAACAAATATGTTCATGTATCCCAAAagcattttagaaaatattcttTCTCTACATGTACTTTTGAaaactcctttttttttttttttttttaacatttagtcAAAGTGTAGAAGTTATCAATATTAGCTAGCTACTTGTTACTCTAGAGATAATAGATAAATACTATTGGAGCTGTCATTGTGGAAATTTTGCCATTTGAATGTGACATATCcaacatatgtatttacatattGATTATGACTAGTGATATGATTGTAGTGAGAATTATAATGAGAAAAGTGTTACACACGAGGACCAGAAGACACCATGCATGAAATGAAGTCCTATATATATTGTGATAATAACCAAAATATAATTCGAGTAGGAAATGATGAGCATGTATAAAATTaagtactattttaaaaaaagaaaaaatcgaCAAGTATAATAGTTATTGGGTATATCgactatataaattaaacaataaCTCAATTATTTGGATCAGGTACAATCtcttctattatttaattaCTCCCACTCGAAATATCAGTCTTCCACTTGTAGCCCACTGTTCAAACATACACCACGTACGTATATCTATAAtagtaattatataaataataattaacctCTGAGAGAGATAGTAGAATGGTATTTTCTTTGCATAAAACGTTAAGCAAAacttattataatataatataattattattatacacAATAATGTAAAATCgtgcaaaatatatatttcttttttgttgTCTTGAAAGTTGCAACATATATACTTTCCATATATTAGTGCTTGAAACCTGCATTCCATTGGCTCTTACAATTGATAGTACTAGCAAAGAAGAgtgttaattatatatataatcaaataattattacttaattaatataataattaaagcaTAAACTAATTAATCTAAGAAGGGTCCAGATTTTCAACTTTTTGATTCCATGACGAGGCAAAAGAGCACTAAAAACTAAAGAAAAGGTTCCAAGTACTGGGGTTTTTTGCATCTGGATTCCATATTCTACTATAAATATGGTATATTAGTTGCCAAGGATTAATGAAGATAATACGACAAATCACATAACCATTAGCCATACCAATGCATGTTAAATTGTGCTaaaagtatataaaatatcttatctcaATTTATATTGTTGATTAGGTAAGCATCAAGTTATATAATAAGGCATGATTATTTATAGACCTCATATATCTTTTTCCATATTATTAACATAATCAAATTCTCACTGACACACATCAACATaagaatatttataaattaaaattgctCTAGCTAATAATATGCTTACGTATATATATGCAAAAGTATGAGTGGAggcataattaaatataattaattagtttgaCGCATGAGTGAAGCAAttatatgatcttaatttcttTGCTAATTATGGGATTACAAAGATCTGCGTGTTATTAGTCATATGTGTAGTATAATGcacaaattatatatttatattataggaaaattctacaacgcaccccttaaaatggatacatTGATATACTCTTATCTATTTTGGCACCCGAAATAAtgttttagtcaaattttttctcatggtcatgtacgttatagttatttaagacatcctgcaaaattttaagaaatttaaaaaaagtttaacacgtcgaaaaatacgttcaaacagtgtgttgcacgcgtgactattttattttatacgcgtgtaaaatagactatttgaacattgttttctatattgtaaattattctgaatttctcaaaattttgtaggttattttaaatagctataacatacatgaatatgaaaaaaaaatagactaaaaaaatcttctggatgccgaaacaagttaagggtgcatcagtacatcccttctaagggggtgcattatagaatCACCCTATATTATATTATGGCAAAATATTACTCGGGAATTATATTTACaccaaaaaattgtatatatactccagtatttttttaaaacaaaaaaaaaaaaatctacttaaactaattttaaaaattcacgcttattattattttttttgtttgattttgtaACATTATTTATGTTAGTTTTAATAATTCTTTATCTTACTAAGATATATTAGTATGGAGCAGGATCATTAGAATTCACTGGGTTAGCAGGATTAGCAAGATTATCGGTATTGGCAGAATTTGCAAGGTTTGCAAAGTTTGTAGGATCTGCAGGATCTGTAGAATTGGTAGGATTGACGGTATTAGTCAAATTAGTAGGACTTTCCATAGTGGGAAGAACACGGACATCGGGATTGATTGTCATAGGATTTTGAGGAAGACCCGAGGAAGTGGAGAAAGTGTTCCTGGTTATTGATCAGAATGAGATGGATGAAAATCAAATAAAACTCTCAGTGAAAGCACAAAAATATTGACTTGAAATTTGGTCAACTAACAACGGAGTCTTATTAATTGCTGATAATCACCATGTGTAAATaatgattataaataataaaagtaacatAGAAATTATAGAGGTTTAGCCTCCTTAATGAataggtaatgacctactctcttttttttttgtatttattctTGAGATAATACAAGGCAGATTATAAGCTAATTAGACATTATAATTTCTAGCTATGGCTCTCTTCAATATTACAACAATGAGAATTGAGTGTTATAGATTCAGAACTTATAAGACTTTGTGAAGAAAATAGACTAAGTGTCTAGTGAGTGACGAAGCGTGAAAGACTGAGAGAGAGGAGCCATGGGGCGTGTGAGACTTAGAGTTCAAGTCTCTTTTCATGTGATCTAACGCCTTTTATATAATGTAGGGCTTACAATATATTCTAACTCAAAGTAATATCCcctttaaaataagaaaataactttttttttaatcttatatttaaaatacaaaaataataagcaATAATAGGTTGATACTAGTTTGAGGAAGAATCCTTATTTTCATAAGCAGTTAAGGCTGTTCCGTAACTGAAATTTAGCTTAAGGACCTCACTATTCATCCAGCCTCTCTTCGAGGCTATCTGCACATGCTGGCCAGCCAGCTCTATTTTTAGGACCTAGTCGACACATAGGACTTCATTGGTCAGCCTGGTATGGTCCGGCCAAAGTTCCTTGCACCTCCAAGAGACGTTGTGGTGTGCCTTGGCTACGAGTCCCAACAGGAGATGACATGGGTAGTCATTCGTGAGCTAGTTTGCATACGCGCATGGGACAGATGCACCATGCTCGATAGACAGAGGTCTAACATATGGTGCCTTAAGGGCCTAGCAACATGCGTGGAGGGCTTATCTCGAAGGCCTACCAACATGCGTAGAGGCATGGTGCCTTGAGGATTGGAccatggacgtatgggagtGTTCAAATAGTATAGAAAGGGGCATGATTAGAAGTGTTGGCATGTTAGCTTAGTGTTGGTATCTTGCTACACATGTtaccttggtcacgagtgacaAGGTGAGTGACGGTGTTGGGGTTTTCCTTATCATAGTGGAAACCTATGGACAAGGcgagtatcttggctagagagcctcgatgcatggatgcactcatggatgcttgcgagcatgactTGGCAAGAGTTGTTCGAGAAAAGGAAGTGTGCACGAGGCATATACGGTCGCGCGAAAAATAAACCTATTGTTACTTGGATAgttggaaggctgaccttggcttagagaaATCAAGGTTCCACATTGGTATTCCGCTGCCTGAAAAGGTGAGCCTGTGACACCATCCAAGGTGACTTTGTCCGCTTATTGAAAAACCATACCCCACATGGTTTCAGTTGTCTATGTGGACATGCCACGTAGGTAAGAATTAGGATAACAAAAATATTAGCTAAACGCGACTTGTGTTTTgaaaactttaaaatttattttttgttcttaTTTCTAAAAATACTTCAAAACAACAGAAAACAATATCAAACATGCTCTAAGTTTTTCTCCTGATGCGAGACCCACAAATGCAAGTTGTATTCCCCTCCATACTCCCATCCACGTGTACATGAACGACACAGTCACACTTGGGCTTTCTCTGATATTCACGGTCATTGTTGGATCAACTTCCATCTCTTTTCGTGAAAGAATCTGCTATTATATGAAACAACAAAATAtgggctcgtttggtacgccgtataAGAGTCGTActgtattaaataattataacactATGTTTGCATAAAacaatgtattgtattaattattacaaccaaattttttaatacaatgtatgttgtattatttaatacataataaacgGTATGTATTagcttttattataatatttacaaatgatTTGGGGTCAACACCAATccaacccggacccggacccagacccagaccctagGGGTGTACATCAAATCGCTCAAACCGCCCACACTGCAAAAAAAATAcgatttgaaattcttcgcggcgcagttgcggtttgaatttttcccaaaccgcgcggtgcggtgcggtttgcggttttgaattaataaaccgcgattcaaaccgcaccgcaccgcatgttttaaaatttcaatttttatatttatttaattaagcccatacatatgagcccaactCAAGCCCATAAATCTTAGggcaaaatccataactcttcacaaaccctctcttcttagcaacaaactcaagcccatacatgtgtattgaaatttggagttggaagtttgtgtttattttatttttactctaTTGCTAAaagtatgttagttgtacatttatattgttgttggaatttaattagtttcaagtttgttattttgatttaggtgtgttgttgaaactttaaaaagattattgacttattgttgttgttataacttttattagtctcaagtttgttgtatttttttaagtgttttggaataattatattaatgatagtttaattattttatgatgatttcaaaaaaaaaaaaaattgtgatagttcaaaccgcatAAACTGCAGAAACCGCACTGCACCGCATCTTTTTTTGCATtgcggtttttgcggttttttagtatcgcggtgcgggtgcggtttggaatattggaaaaaccgcatgtgcgggttggtttgaaaaaatggttaaaaaccgcaccacccgtACTGCGAACACTCCtatcaaacccaaactcgacgTGGACCCGGGACCTAGACACGGacatagacccagacccagacccagtcTGGGACCCGCACCCCgcacccggacccagaccccggACCCTggacccacacccggacctagacccaaactcgggcccgaacccgggaCTCGGACCCgtacttgaacccaaactttgacccggacccggacctagacctaaacccaaacctgagACGTGGACCTGAACCgggacctaaatttggacccAGACCCGAGACACAGACCCaggacttggacctggactcggaccccgATCCGTACCCAGACCCCGACCCCGAACctggaaccagaccgagaccccaACCCGGACACGAACCCTGgacctagactcagacccaGGACACGGACCCGGGACCCTGACCCAAATCCTAGAcctcggacctagacctagagcaggacccaaacccggatccggacccagacctggactcaAGACCCAAACCTGTAGTTGGTGTTGAGATTgagtatattaaaaatatattataactttacacaatcaattaatacaagtcaataccacatattgtattgtattaaataatactaatacaatacaatctaACACAATATAATACATTACAATACAGCGTTACAAACGAACCCTATATGTACATTTGAATGTTTCTCTTTTAATTGGTCCAAATAAGTTCTGTATGGCATGAAGAAGAATGCAGCCGTCCTTCATATATAAATTTCTTCCGattgataattttaatattatgagGAGACGTGTCATTACCCAACATATTCTCTATGCTTTAATTTTGACTGTTTTTTAATTCAGCGACGTCAACACACCTGTGTATATAAATTAACTCTGAAAGAATATATACCCACCCACCTTATGAGTATAAATTTATGAATTATGAACCCACCTTATGAGTATAAATTTATGAATTATGAGTGTTATTTACCATTAACACCCAATTACAATAACTAATGCATACTATTTCTCCTAGGGAGTACAGGCTGCTGAAGATGATCCTGGctgcaaccaaaaaaaaaaaacttgtttaGAAATTCGATCTAATTaacttaaaaactaaaaaacaacttaATAATTATAGATAAGACATTTAGTAGTGACGCTAATTTTGTCTCTACTAACTAGTAGGAGCAATTTTGTTTTCGTActatacatacaaatatatatgaTGTATTGAAGTGATGAGAAGAGACATTCCAtccattttttagaaaataacgTCAAAAATAGCGCCCAAGTATAAAATTGCCAAAAGATTATATACATATGATGTGTATATAATTACAACTACATGTACAAGAATCATTATGAGCACTTACCACGCATGAGTGGACATCATCACATCCACATAAGAGCTTCCCATTAAGCGTATCTACAGCCTGAAATGATCCTCCCCCCTCACTCCTCTGCACATATACATAATAAATGAACAAGACATACAATTTAATTACcagagataaaaagaaaaatcaacatGAATACGAGTGTGTGGTGTGCTCAAGAGTATGACCTTGTAATAATCGACTGCTACGAAATTAGCCCATCTGTTTCCAGCAGCACCGTAACAAGTACGAATCATGTTAATGAGGTCCCCTGAATTGTGTTTACAAGTGGTTTGTTTAATGGGAACTGACTCAAAATAGTTAACCAACACTAAACGTTTACTCGTGTCATCAAGTGCTGGAGATTCTGCTCTGTTGGGACAACTTCCTGCTTTCATTCCTCCATCCCCATctaagaaattataaacataataaaatcAGAAAATTACGCTTCAATACTTTATCTAATTAACTAAGTATACAATGAGGATTACATTGATTTTCAACCATGTAGTTCCACTGGTATGCAATTCCTTCAGTTTGTTCCTTTGATTGAATTGAAGTGAACACTATAAGCCTTTGGCTATTAGACACCATGTCACTGACTAGTGGCCAGTCTTGACCATTTTTGGGCATGTTTTGTAAGGGAAACCAGTATTTCATTAGCCCAGCTTGGGTGAACACATTACTCAAACCTTTTGGGGCTTTAACATAATCTTCTAAGATCAATGTCACAATTTCTGATGGGTTGGCTGCCAAGAATGCTTCTATTTCATTCAATGTATCTATAGCTGGTCCCTACACATTAgtcttttattatattatgcAAATAAATgattttacatatatttatCATTATCAAAAACTTAATAATTGTACATACAAAAGCAGTGTAGTCGTAGCATTTTCCTCCGAAAGAATGGCACATCCAAACATC includes:
- the LOC115698682 gene encoding PI-PLC X domain-containing protein At5g67130; this translates as MGFQPSFVMVIVALFFIFTVASASCSDGQCQLLDECSSDGDCAPGLYCFSCIEGFSGLRCVRSKITDQFKLLNNSLPFNKYAFLTTHNAYAIENEPSHTGVPRFTFTNQEDTITQQLNNGVRALMLDTYDFRGDVWMCHSFGGKCYDYTAFGPAIDTLNEIEAFLAANPSEIVTLILEDYVKAPKGLSNVFTQAGLMKYWFPLQNMPKNGQDWPLVSDMVSNSQRLIVFTSIQSKEQTEGIAYQWNYMVENQYGDGGMKAGSCPNRAESPALDDTSKRLVLVNYFESVPIKQTTCKHNSGDLINMIRTCYGAAGNRWANFVAVDYYKRSEGGGSFQAVDTLNGKLLCGCDDVHSCVPGSSSAACTP